Part of the Lonchura striata isolate bLonStr1 unplaced genomic scaffold, bLonStr1.mat Scaffold_169, whole genome shotgun sequence genome, ctgaaactTAAGACACAAGTTGGATTTTAGTCCTTTATGTGATGGGTAAGTTGAATTATGTTGCTTCCTTGGTAGGTGTAATGGTACAGAAGCTGCATTTTTTCCAGCCTCTATATGGAAATAGTGGTAAGTAGTGACTTTTGCTGAAGGGCCAGATGGAaaccaaaggaaacaaaaaaccatTTGCTCACTTCTGTTTCACAGTTTCAGTTCCACAATTTCAGTTTCTGTTTGATAAGCCCCCAGAACTACATGCATGGCATATGTTGTGGCAATATATTAGAACCTTCCTACTGAAGGCACACCTGAAAGCAGCGATAGCCTGACTGGTGTCTGGCAGAGACAAGTGTGCGTGAGAGCAagtgtgctttttaaaatttctacaTTAGTGTCAGACTTTCATTCCTTTATCTACTTAGTAGTGGCACATACCTGTGCCCTTAAAGAGCTCTGTCATTAGTTGATTAGTATCATTACCAATGTCCAAAGGGAACTTTTCCTTCACAGTGACTCCAGCATCTCCCAGTCTGTATCAACAAACTGGCAGCTATATTAGGATACGAGATGCCTGCTGCTGTTAGTCATAACACTCTTTTGTGGCAACAGGTCCATTTAGAATTTCGGACTCATCGTTTGGAAGGGGCATCTGAAAGTCCAACTCCCTGCTTACAGCATGGTGTGCTCAGGGCTTTGTCTAGGAAGGCTGGGAAATCTGACTCTTAAGGTAAACTCACTGTGGAGAATTTCTCTTGTCACAGGAACCATTGACCATTGTCTTGCTGCAAGATGCTGAAATGAGTCTGATGCTGGTTTTTTTTATAGCTTATACCTGGAGACAGTAGCAGTGCCTCCCCATCCCATGCCCACCACCTTCCCTTTTGCCACCATTCTTTCTGGATGGCTCAGCTTGGGTCTGTTTCGCAGCCATCTTGTGCTCCACCTCTCTATGGACTCTGTATGATCAAGGTCACTAGTAAAAGTAGTTAACTGAGTTTTCCCAATTTGCTGATTTGGAAACAAGGACATTTCTGGCATGCCTCTATTTAATCTTTCAAAGTTAATGCAGTGCTGTACAGGTGGTTCTTTCAGAAGTGCACATCATAATGATACTGTTATGTTACTCCCACATCAAGAATGCTGAGAACTGGGTTTCAAGACAAGTTATTGAAGTTATTGAAAACATTCTTTTTCACTGAAGCTTTTTTTACTTAGGAGTGAGACAACAAAATCTCACTTTTGTGAGCTCATCATTTATGCCCCACACAGTGCAGTTTGAATTGAGGGTTGTGAATTTGGCTTCCAGTTGATAAGATCCTTGAGTATAGATaacatttttcaaaggaaattgATGTGAGTAAAGGTGGAAAAACTGAATGCTTAAGAGTCTGGCCTTGTACTTAAGAGACTGCTCCTCTGTGACTTTAAGAAACTCCTACAGCATCACTCAAATACTGATTCTTGCATATGAAAACTCTCTTTCATTGGTGTAATTCATACCACATACATTTGGGAATCTTGGCCTTCATGATTAAGTATGAAATCAGGTCTCCTTGAATAgcgggaagaaaaaaatcactagtAATGCTAGACAGTTTTGTCTTTTCAAGAGCATGAGCCAATTTTCATGAAAACGCAGGTTTTCAAGTTGTGTAAAAACAAATGACATTaaggcaggaaggagggagggaggaaggaaggaagacaGGAAGGAGGGTCAACCTAAAGCATTTCTAAAGCATGTGATGTCGATACAGCTTTTAAGTACATGTCAAATAGCACAAAAATAGGTGGACAAGTATTTGTTAAAGGATTCGTTTGATTCTTCTGTTTCAAAGGCTAAGTATTTAAAGCTATCATACggaaaaacattttgaagagAAAGATCTGAAGAGAGAGAAGGTTTgctgttttctcatttttgttaAGCAGCCATGCACTGCAACAAATATTTGCTGTTAGACAAAAGCCTATGGTTCTAAAAAAGCAGCTTCACCTTCTGTTtcaacaaccaaaaaaaggtCAGTCAGGTCAAGCACAACTTGATTTCAGACTTGGTAGCAGATTTGAATGGTTTAAACATTACAAGCTATACTTCAGAGCCCAAATAGGTATATTTAAACATGTATATAGACAAAAATTTGTGGTGAATACTGTTAGCATGCTGCATTGAATTCTTTCCAAAACAACCCATTCCCAAATGCCCAAATAAAAGTAAATGATTGTGCATTGCATGGTGATACCATTGGATGTGCAACTTTGGTTCATGCAAAGTCTCGTTTTATGAACACACTGCTGATAGGCCATAAATTCCATAAATTCCTGAAGATTCAGTATGTGAGAGCTTTCAGCCATGTTCTTTCCATAACACCAAATGGATACTATGATCTGGCATACTGGTAGCAAAAACCAACCCCGTATCATTTTGGCCATTTAGTCCATTTAACCAAGACATTTCACCGGCCAAGAAGCTTGAGCCTCTCTTTGACTTTCTATATTCTGGTAAAGGCCAGCGGCTTATCAATTTTTCTGTCCTCAAGTCCATTATGTACAGGTATCTGTTGTCAAACAGTAGAGCAAATATCTCTCCAAAGCCCAGCAACGACACATTTGAGAAGTCTGGAGGTTTGATAACCCTAGAAGATAAGAAAACAGTGTTAGAATCTCCCTTACAATGTTGTCGTGAGCTTGAATTACTAAACCAAATCCTGTGTGTCTACAGAAAATGTGTCTAATCATTCTGAAGTAATTTAGAAAGAAATGGATGCAAATCTTTCAAGTTAAGCAGCTGAACACTTAGCTATAGTCAGGCCTGTGGTTTCACTTCTGATGTTATGCATTCAAGACAGACCCATCTGAACATAAATGAAGGCTAAGGTTTGAAAGGGatgattctgcagagcacaagaaaaaaaagccatttccacatacaaacaaaagaacaaatgtACTTGTGTTTTACAGTAAATTTCCATATGGATTTCTTGCCTCAATATCTTTACACTAAGGTAGAAGCTGTTATTATTCTTTTGATCAGCCCTCTAAACGGCAGAAGTAAAACATAGACGTGCCTTCTTGTGATAAGCAGGTTAGTCCAAGACTGGTCCTTAGAATGCTGTTTTACTGATGTTTTATGTTAAATTAAGCACGAggagaaataaaagtatttttatttccccaACACCTTTATGACGTCTTCccttaataaataaaacttggaACAGAAACTGAAGAGTTCAGTCTTCCACAACTGCCTGCATGTTTGATCACAGCATTACATAAAGCAGAAAACTGAGGCAGAAAAATGGGTGGGGATGAAAATATGCTCTCAGCAGTAAGAGACCATCTTTCTGTTTGGAAAGATGGGAGAGTAAACTAAGAGGTGAAATTACTCAGTTATTCTTACTGATAAGAAGCACTTCTGGAGATCTTTCAAATATCCACAGTTATTCAGGCTATTTGAATTAAGGAGTCTGCTAGCAGttctaaaatgcatttttttctttaatatgttACTTTCTTTGATGCCACCATTTCCAACTCATACAGCCTGATTCTTTATGTGGAAATGGAATGCCAACATGTTCGGTCCCTTAATTGCAGTCTGATAGATTTCACTGTCATTCCACAACATTAGAAAGAGTGACAGATGAGTAGTGCTTTAAGGAAAAAGAATCTCTTTAAAAATTTCTTGTCCCATCAAGACCCCCAGAAATTCCTGCTTGGCTGTCTGTATAGCAGTATCCATGGTAACATTAGCTCTGTGTCACTACATTTTCACATTCACAGCTACAGCACTGTAGTCTGGTTTAAGTCTTTACTGAAAAACTTCAGCTTACAGAATGAAAATATGGAAGAGAACTAGCATGTGGCCAGAAACCAAAATGGCAATGGAACTATTCATATTATCAGATGACAAAATTAGAATTAAACCTTGATATGTGTAAAGCAAGATGTTTGCAGGATTTTATTCAAGATTATTTTGGTCTACATCTAAGGTAAGTTATTAAAACTGGTAAGCTACTTCTTATTTATTGAAGACTGAATCCTAAACTGAACAGTTTACCTGAGAATATCATAGCTGGCAAAGTCCCACTGGTACAATCCTAGTGCTGAACTGCACACTATGTATTTACCATCAAAGTGCAACCTGGGCTGTAGGGAGATGCTGCGGTCTTCAGAAACAGACAGCGTTCTTAAGCATTTGCAGTTTATTTCCCTTCCAATAGGCCAAATCTACAATTAAAACACAGTTTAAGACCATAAAAAATTCACATTATAACCCATAAAAATTCACATTATAAACTGTTACGTAAATAGAGCATGCCTCACAGTCTCTTTTTAAGCATCAGGTAAATGTGCACATgagtttttttcagaaatgtttatCTTTTTCATGGAGGAACATCAATTCTTCAAGTGACTTGTCTTACAATATTGATGCAGCACAAGTTGTTTCTAgcctaaaaaaatcccagtgaaaatgggtactttaaagaaaagaaaaatcaaccaTCCAATTGGGACAGAAATTGAACAGTGTTTCAGTTATGAAGCACTTCTGTAGCCATAAACGTAGAGCACTCTCCAATCCCAAAGTCCCCAACTGTAACAGCAATTGTATTTACCTGCCTCACTGTCATGACCTAGAAGCACTGATTATTTACATTACCACTGTTGTAGAGCTATCATTTAAAACTAAATGCTAAGGCGAGCATTGAAAAATTAGCTTCCAAAGAGTTTCATGTTCTGCACATAGCCTCTAAAGTGGGAAATGTGGGGAAAAACTAAATCCTTCTATTGTTTGTAAACTTCAGCAAATTACTCAAGCTTTTTGTTTCCCCATGTACCAAAATAATGTATGTATGATATATGGTACATACCTTGATTTCATACTTATCTGCACTTAGGAGAATATAATCCCCAGGACTATGCATAAGAGATTTGACTTTGCATTTCTGCAAAACGACCTGTAATTGAAGGACAGTAATGATGTATGTTGATGCTgtcaaataaagaaattttcatttgcatttttcatttcactgaCCACTTGCATAGTGTACCCATGAATAAAGGCAGTACAAATACTTTTTAGCAACTAAAGGAAAACTACAGTTTACACTCCTCTTGTTCCTACTAGTGACAATTTACAGTTCTAATAAGCAAACATACATACTTCACCTGTACACTCACACCCTTCATCTTTCAAGTTCTGAAATGTATTAGCCCAGCTGCTTTGGAATTGAAATGTCTTCAATGGTGTGAAAGGTTTAATTACagcttatatttttttctgttggaatGTTATTTTGTAGTATTTCTAGATGTTCTTCAGATTCTAAACCTACCTGCAGAATTAGGATTAGGATATAAAAATTTGGAACATGTTACAAACTTCGTGCAAATAAGTGTGTGAGATTAATTATAAATCAATATTCTCACCTTAGTGACCCATTCTGTGTGTCCAGTAAGGGTATTCAGGCACGTTCCTGTTGATAAGGCCCACACTTTCACAGTGAAGTCTGCAGAGCCACTGACCAGAATATCAAGTTCATCATTGTAATCCACACTAAAAACTTCAAGCAAAGAAGGAACTAAACAAGAAATACCAATCTCTACACATGCATTTTCTGTGAGGCACTAACACATCTAGATTAATTTAGCAGCTTCTGAATTCATATGCTACTATATCTTTAATTGTTCTTAAACTGTATAAATGAATTTTTGCTCTGGATGACTATGTTTACATTGTGAAattactggggtttttttcccaaattaagAGCATTTATATCAGTGGTTCCTTTATGGCTGGATTGTGGCAAAGTGTAACTTAAGCTAGTTCCTATTTCCAGAGTTTTAGTAAGAATTCCACAggattaatatattttataaatacaagggaaaaaaaactacagCTAAGCTGAGGATATTTCTGAGTACACGACAGAGAATTTAATTATGAGGGCAATGCAAGTATGTTTTCCCAGGTCCTATTTTGCTCTTTGCTTTAAGCTCCTGTCCAATGTGGGAATAGAAAGAATGGCCATGGCTACGTATGTTCTGCTACCTAAGATGGGCACCTCTTTGAAACTACTAAATAACCATGGCATTTACTGTTACTTCCATGCAATTGCAAAATGCTACATGGCTAAGCTTTGGCATATTCAAGGATAAGTGTGTATCTGTTCTGGTCACTTTCCCTGTCCAGGGGAACTAAGGGGACTCAGGTGACAGAGAACAGAGGCTGAACAAACTGAAAAAGCTAGTATGCAAAAAAGCTAACTTAAAGTTTATTTTGATGATGTATGTTACTTCACTGGTgaaattacaattttaaaacTTCAACATACCTGCACCAGTATGTCCTCTGAAATGCTGTGTCTTTGCCCCAGAGCTCCATTCCCAACAGGCTACTGTGTTATCGAAAGATCCTGTTACAAGCTTTTGTTCATCAAACTTCACTGCAGCACAAGTGTGTGTCTGGATACCATATATGCACTGACCTGTGCTTACATCCCACAGTTTTGCAGACAAGTCATCTGATCCTAGAATATAAAACAACAGGATAAATGTGAGATTGGTAGATTCTGGCACTACCTCTGACTGATAGATGCATGGAAGTTTCACGTGACACATCACTCAGGTTTGCAGAGCCACTGACTATACTGCAAGCTTTAGTTTCTTTCAGGAAGGAAAGTGTTCCATTAAACCTTGAAATATAGATGACTACCAGGCCTCATATCCTGCCACTTTCTTTTCTCTACCTGAAGCTCCTCTTTTTTCAACTGCTAGCTTTGTAGAGCAAAATAAAACCCTGGGCTCTTTACATCTGCTTCTCCTGGGGGTTTCAGTACAAAAGTTGTCAGAAAGTTTTGACAATACTGTTTTCTGTGTATAACATTCACTGCTGAGTAGGTAAGTGAAAGACTGGCTAGAATCTAGTTGTTGGCTTCTAGTAAGCATCCTAATGTACCAACAAATGACCAACTGAAGTCGTATTCCCAACTTGGTGTATAACATTGTCATTCTAAGTGATTGGAAAATCCTTGGACTATGCTCTGACAGCGATTCATTGTAACTCTGTTATTATTCTTTCATACTAAAGCTTCATATACATTCTGTCTATCTTAAGGTCAAACTGAAATATTGAAGTCTCTACTCTTCAGGGATGAAGCTGAAAGTATGTGCAAGTCATGCTAGTAGCAAGGTTAAATCTAGTTTTACAGTACTTCATAAAGCACTTATGTTAAGAACTGAAAGTGCTTACAGCCTCATTTCAAAGAAGATATGGCTTTTTCTTCCACACTTTTGGAGACTAAAGTTCTCTCACAGCCCAAAGTCCTTTTAATTGAAAGCTATTGTCTAAGAGGATAGCTAATGTATCTGTACTTCTCAAATAGGCTTACAGTAACAGCATGATCAAAATCATAGAACAATCTGGATTGGAAGGgcccttaaaaataatttagttcCAACCACCACGCCAACGGCAGGGACAATGGTGTCTGCTGGTACTAGTACTTTATCCAACAAAAACATCGGTCTCCTTGTGTTCTTAGTAAAGTGACTAATGAGTTTATTAGTACACCAAGTgtttcaaaaatttaaaaaataagtaattttgaATCATCTGTATTCACACAATGAAAATAATGTGTCTagtaaaagaaaagcaaattgtCATTAATCTTGTGAGggggaagagaaaacaaagaattttAAGACTCCCAAGTTGTCTGTCCTTCCTACCTGTACACAGAAGTCCATCTCTATAGTAAAGTGCATATACTCTGGCACTGTGTCCAATTAAAGAGGATGTCTCAAAGGCTTCATGGTCCTTCAGTTGCTTCATCCTTAAAATAGCTTTTAGGTAAACCTTCTTCCAATGTAGAGGATCCTGAACAGAGTCATCTATCTGCCAACCCAAATTCTTACACGCAGTCTGCCACACCTCTGTACAGGCACTTATAACCTTGTTCCACTGCTTAGAGACGAGGCAACATGTGAGTAAGGTCTGTGGATCAAGCCATTTTAACAGATAAAAACTAAGTTCCAATGGAAGAAGTTTGAGGAAGTCCCTCTTGAGCAGAATCTCTAGATTATTGGAGAGGTGCCTGAGCTGGACTGCTCCACTCAAGCTAATCAGGTGATCCAGAGTTTCATTTTTCTGCAAGTCCGtcagagaaagaaatgcaaTAGAAATGTTATCAAGCCATGCTTCAAAGTCCTTTTTCTCCATAAGGCTATGGAAAAATTTACCTGTGATACATCAAAATACTGTATTAGTTCCGTTCACAAAATAAGGTATGAATCACATCTTTACTATTGGTACATAAGTATTCCAAATGGCATGTTAACACATATATTGAAGTGACCAAATGCATTCTAAAATATTCTTTAGGTTAGGACTAAGCATTTGCATGCACCCTGAACTATCATTTGCCCCACAGCAGACTTACAAGTAAATTGTATGTAGCTAGCAAATGTTACCATTCATTATGAATGTTaacatatttcttattttagatTAACACTTTCATATTCTGAGTCCAATCAGAAAGGGGTTAGTTTAAGTTTTACACCTATTACAGCAAATAAACAGTCTTAGAGTTTACTCATGGATTATtctgataaaaggaaaaaaacaaaacacataagCAGCATAAGCTAGTTACTAACATATTTACTCATACCTTCATCCTCaactattttaaatacaaagcaGGTAACTAgttagtattttaaaaagtagacAGAGATGTCTGACAAACTGGTCGAAGAATACGTTAGTCTTTCTATTCTTTCTATTTGGCCCATGTAAAGACCTAAGCTTGTGCTGGTCTAGCGTACGTTTTGACATGCCTGCACCACTTTGACCcagatgcatttaaaaaatcctgttgttgttttggttttttttctattttctcagTTTATTTCCACTGAGACTTAACTGTGAAATTGAATACCACCCCCTGAACACACTTATACTATCGTCTGACATCTCAAGTTCCTTCAGTGACCTGGGACCATTGATTAAGAAGATAAGTATCAGGTAAACAGTTTAAAAATgacataaatttattttctctggagGGTCTAATTCATTAGGTAAGTGTCTGAATTTCACAGCACTCCCAAACTGAAAGGACTGAGGTATCTGAGTGGGACTCAATAgcatgtttatttatttacagacaTTTTGCCATTGAGAATGAGATCTTATAGAGTACAATTCTTAACTGGCATAGGAGTACAGAAAAGTACCGTGATCACGATAAAAGGCTGCACATGGCATGCAATTGTTGGTAAAACACACAAGAAGGTTATGGATGTCAAATGCACAGAAGCAGCTGATCCTATTAAATCACAAGTTCATTACAGTAACTTTTACTGCAGACACCACTTACCAGCTTTCCTCAGCACATACAGCAGTGAATACAGTTGCTGTTGAAATAGGCATGTGTTCTCTTTAAGCCATGTAAAATTTTCTAATAGGCCGGCTACGAATAAAAACTCTGTGAGCCCCAAGGCGTTTGTTGTAGTCAATACTGAAGCTATTAGTGAAATTAAGAGCTGTTGTGAGGCCGGTGCTCGAGCCTCTTTGCCAGGTGTTACGCAGCCAGCCCCATCCGCTCCCCCCGCCCGCTCCCAATACACCTCCACACGCAAAAAGCACAGCGGGGACCGCAGAGCAGCGCCGCTGCCGCCGACAGCTCCGCGCCCCTCACCTCAGGTAGCAGCCCGGGGCGGGGTGTCCGTCGGCGGGCAGTCGCCACGGCTGGCGCGGACTCCCGGAGCCCAGCACGGCCGGGTGCTTCCCTGCGGCCATCGCTCCACGGCAAGACCAGCTCTCAGCACTTCCGCAGCCCGCACCACAATCTGCAGGTTCCCACGACAGAGGGGTCAGCCTCAGGAGGAGACCAGGGCCTCACGACCGCCCGGCGCTGAAGGGAGAGGAGGGCTGGGCCAAGCCCGCGCTGGGCGAACCTCGGCACGGGGCGAAAGCGCTCCACGACCCGACTCCCTCACGATCCGGCGGCTTCCGGCGCATCCCTACGTCATCGTCCCgcgccgccgcgcccggccTCCCCGCCCGGCGGCTCCCGCTGTCCGCGCCGCTCGGGCCGCTCCCGCTGTGCGCGCCGCCCGGCGGCTCCCGCTGTGCGCGCCGCTCGGGCCGCTCCCGCTGTGCGCGCCGCCCGGCGGCTCCCGCTGTGCGCGCCGCTCGGGCCGCTCCCGCTGTGCGCGCCGCCCGGCGGCTCCCGCTGTGCGCGCCGCCCGGCGGCTCCCGCTGTGCGCGCCGCTCGGGCCGCTCCCGCTGTGCGCGCCGCCCGGCGGCTCCCGCTGTGCGCGCCGCCCGGCGGCTCCCGCTGTGCGCGCCGCTCGGGCCGCTCCCGCTGTGCGCGCCGCTCGGGCCGCTCCCGCTGTGCGCGCCGCTCGGGCCGCTCCCGCTGTGCGCGACGGGCGCGCCGGCGCTGCCCCACGGGCGAGACGTGGCTGCTGGGGAATGTCGCTGCCTGCTGGGTTCCGCCGCTTCCGACTCCTACCCGAGGGTTTGCAAGTTCTGTTTGTTAAGAATATTCCTGTAATTATTATGATGAAAATGTACTAGTGTTTATCATACTGACTTAAAATTGCGTACGGTGTTGGTGGAACCATGCACAAATATAACTGAAAACTGCATCCCCCTTACTTGATTAATTTGGACATAATTTACTTTTTCTAATTGCAGGTTTTGCCTTTGCCTGGGTCCAGCTCCATGGTTGCCGATATCTGAAATCCTCCTAATTAAAGCGAAAGGCATATCAAGTGCTGCTGGTGTGTTAAGGAACTGGGTTATGGCATTCTTAGGAACACAAAGAATTTCGGCGTTTTATAGTAAGTATCGTTAATTACTCTTATTTCTTCAGTTCCTGTGTTCTTTTAACCTGTTGTACTGACTGTAATGGCCCTGTGAAAATATTAATTGTATTGGGCCAGtatctttttttaataagatgtaaaataaaatttaattttataaatgaataaaatttcCTTGCTTAACTTTACCTTT contains:
- the FBXW2 gene encoding F-box/WD repeat-containing protein 2 isoform X2, translated to MKQLKDHEAFETSSLIGHSARVYALYYRDGLLCTGSDDLSAKLWDVSTGQCIYGIQTHTCAAVKFDEQKLVTGSFDNTVACWEWSSGAKTQHFRGHTGAVFSVDYNDELDILVSGSADFTVKVWALSTGTCLNTLTGHTEWVTKVVLQKCKVKSLMHSPGDYILLSADKYEIKIWPIGREINCKCLRTLSVSEDRSISLQPRLHFDGKYIVCSSALGLYQWDFASYDILRVIKPPDFSNVSLLGFGEIFALLFDNRYLYIMDLRTEKLISRWPLPEYRKSKRGSSFLAGEMSWLNGLNGQNDTGLVFATSMPDHSIHLVLWKEHG
- the FBXW2 gene encoding F-box/WD repeat-containing protein 2 isoform X1; amino-acid sequence: MEKKDFEAWLDNISIAFLSLTDLQKNETLDHLISLSGAVQLRHLSNNLEILLKRDFLKLLPLELSFYLLKWLDPQTLLTCCLVSKQWNKVISACTEVWQTACKNLGWQIDDSVQDPLHWKKVYLKAILRMKQLKDHEAFETSSLIGHSARVYALYYRDGLLCTGSDDLSAKLWDVSTGQCIYGIQTHTCAAVKFDEQKLVTGSFDNTVACWEWSSGAKTQHFRGHTGAVFSVDYNDELDILVSGSADFTVKVWALSTGTCLNTLTGHTEWVTKVVLQKCKVKSLMHSPGDYILLSADKYEIKIWPIGREINCKCLRTLSVSEDRSISLQPRLHFDGKYIVCSSALGLYQWDFASYDILRVIKPPDFSNVSLLGFGEIFALLFDNRYLYIMDLRTEKLISRWPLPEYRKSKRGSSFLAGEMSWLNGLNGQNDTGLVFATSMPDHSIHLVLWKEHG